From a region of the Paenibacillus sp. R14(2021) genome:
- a CDS encoding amino acid ABC transporter ATP-binding protein: protein MIEIRQLTKSFGTSVVLRGIDLTLEKGSVLVIIGPSGSGKSTLLRCVNALEVPTSGAIAIGRTRMEFQPGVKPRASDVLALRRQSGMVFQAYHLFPHFTALQNVMEGQVTVRRKPKEEARARALQLLDKVGLADKAGAYPHQLSGGQQQRVGIARAMSIDPELLLFDEPTSALDPELVREVLKVIRELAEEGRTMMIVTHEMKFAREVADHVVLVDGGVIVEQGPPEQLFGQPREERTRQFLSMIMDRS from the coding sequence TTGATTGAAATTCGCCAGCTTACCAAGTCCTTCGGTACCTCCGTCGTCCTCCGCGGTATTGATCTTACGCTTGAGAAAGGAAGCGTGCTCGTCATCATCGGACCGTCAGGCTCCGGCAAATCGACGCTGCTGCGCTGCGTGAATGCGCTGGAGGTGCCGACCTCGGGCGCCATTGCAATTGGCCGAACCCGAATGGAGTTCCAGCCGGGCGTGAAGCCGCGTGCTTCCGACGTGCTTGCGCTGCGCCGGCAATCCGGCATGGTGTTTCAGGCGTATCATCTGTTTCCGCATTTCACGGCGCTGCAGAATGTGATGGAAGGCCAAGTTACGGTGCGCCGCAAGCCGAAGGAGGAGGCGCGCGCGAGGGCGCTTCAGCTGCTGGACAAGGTAGGACTCGCCGACAAGGCGGGCGCCTACCCGCATCAGCTCTCCGGCGGGCAGCAGCAGCGGGTCGGCATTGCAAGGGCGATGTCGATCGACCCCGAGCTGCTGCTCTTCGACGAGCCGACCTCGGCGCTTGACCCTGAGCTTGTTCGCGAGGTGCTGAAGGTCATTCGCGAGCTGGCGGAAGAAGGCAGGACGATGATGATCGTGACACATGAGATGAAATTCGCCAGAGAGGTGGCCGACCATGTCGTGCTTGTGGACGGCGGCGTTATCGTGGAGCAGGGCCCGCCGGAGCAGCTGTTCGGCCAGCCGCGCGAGGAGCGGACGCGCCAGTTTCTGTCGATGATCATGGATCGGAGCTGA
- a CDS encoding ROK family protein, with protein sequence MRIGAIEAGGTKFVCGIGNEEGVIEARASFPTEQPEATLKQVIAFFRDQGVEAVGIGSFGPIDMNPSSLSYGYVTTTPKAGWAEYDFLGMVKRSLAVPCGWDTDVNAAALGEATWGAARGLDSCAYYTIGTGIGVGVYAEGKLVHGLVHPEGGHVLTRRHPEDDFAGNCPYHGDCLEGMAAGPALEARWKTRGSELVPEHRAWVFEAFYIAQALTGTILTLSPKRIILGGGVMQQTQLFPLIRDAVRKNLGGYVSAAAIQDHIEEYIVPPDLGGNAGLCGALALGLTALNRGA encoded by the coding sequence ATGCGCATTGGCGCAATCGAGGCAGGCGGTACGAAATTCGTCTGCGGAATCGGCAATGAAGAGGGCGTGATCGAAGCGCGAGCGAGCTTCCCGACGGAACAGCCCGAAGCGACGTTGAAACAAGTTATCGCGTTCTTTCGGGATCAAGGCGTGGAAGCCGTCGGCATCGGCTCTTTCGGTCCCATCGACATGAATCCGTCCAGTTTGTCCTACGGCTATGTAACAACGACCCCGAAGGCTGGCTGGGCGGAGTATGACTTCTTGGGAATGGTAAAGCGGAGCCTAGCTGTACCCTGCGGCTGGGACACGGATGTCAACGCCGCAGCACTCGGCGAGGCCACGTGGGGAGCTGCGCGCGGGCTGGACAGCTGCGCGTATTATACCATCGGCACCGGCATCGGTGTAGGCGTATATGCGGAAGGAAAGCTGGTTCATGGGCTGGTGCATCCGGAGGGCGGGCACGTATTGACCAGAAGGCATCCGGAGGATGATTTTGCGGGCAATTGTCCGTATCATGGCGATTGTCTGGAGGGCATGGCGGCCGGTCCGGCGCTGGAGGCGCGGTGGAAGACGAGGGGCAGCGAGCTCGTGCCCGAACACCGGGCATGGGTGTTCGAAGCGTTCTATATTGCGCAGGCCTTGACGGGGACCATATTGACGTTGTCGCCGAAAAGGATCATTCTGGGCGGCGGTGTCATGCAGCAGACGCAGTTGTTTCCGCTCATCCGGGATGCTGTGCGCAAGAATCTCGGCGGCTATGTTAGCGCGGCAGCGATTCAGGATCATATCGAGGAGTACATCGTTCCGCCTGACTTGGGCGGCAACGCTGGATTATGCGGCGCGCTTGCCCTTGGTCTGACAGCGCTGAACCGGGGTGCTTGA
- a CDS encoding glycoside hydrolase family 32 protein: MTVDAKQKFRPDYHFTPQSHWMNDPNGMVFFKGEYHLFYQHHPDGTTWGPMHWGHAVSKDLVAWEHRPIALYPDEHGMIFSGSAVVDWKDTSGFFDGEPGLVAIFTHHDQVPGTEHARQRQSLAYSADSGKTWLKYEGNPVLEHEKYVDFRDPKVFWHEPSQQWTMILASGQTISIYNSPNLRDWRFASEFGTGIGFHGGVWECPDLFPLSVDGDAAKTKWVMLVSIGDSPAYVEGSRTQYFTGDFDGSTFVSDEDSEVMRWLDYGRDNYAGVSWSDIPAEDGRRLYLGWMSNWKYANLTPTDGWRSAMTIPRELSLETRGGAVTLVQRPAREMEQARKVVASVRETTLQEARELVTGLQLDSYEWIIDFDTASGGPFGVKVRVSDEQETVIGYDLELGELFIDRTCSGQVDFHAVFAGRHSVKLEPVDGRVQLRVYVDRSSVEVFAGDGQAVITDLIFPDPGAQGLELFAGAGNAVLHTLEIYALSSAK; the protein is encoded by the coding sequence ATGACCGTAGACGCGAAACAAAAGTTCCGCCCCGACTATCATTTTACGCCGCAATCCCATTGGATGAACGACCCGAACGGCATGGTTTTTTTCAAGGGTGAATACCATCTCTTCTATCAGCATCACCCGGATGGGACGACGTGGGGACCGATGCACTGGGGGCATGCGGTCAGTAAGGATCTGGTAGCATGGGAGCATCGCCCGATCGCACTCTATCCAGATGAGCACGGGATGATTTTCTCCGGCAGCGCGGTCGTGGATTGGAAGGATACGTCGGGCTTTTTTGATGGAGAGCCCGGACTTGTGGCGATCTTCACGCATCATGATCAGGTTCCCGGAACCGAGCATGCAAGGCAGCGACAGAGTTTGGCCTACAGTGCTGATAGTGGGAAAACCTGGCTCAAATACGAGGGCAACCCGGTTCTTGAGCATGAGAAATACGTGGATTTTCGGGATCCGAAAGTGTTCTGGCACGAGCCGTCGCAGCAGTGGACGATGATTCTTGCGTCCGGCCAAACCATCAGCATCTATAATTCGCCCAACTTGAGAGACTGGAGGTTCGCGAGCGAATTCGGGACCGGCATCGGGTTCCACGGCGGCGTCTGGGAATGCCCGGATCTGTTCCCGCTGTCCGTCGACGGCGATGCAGCGAAGACCAAGTGGGTCATGCTCGTCAGCATCGGTGACAGCCCAGCCTATGTCGAGGGCTCTAGAACCCAGTATTTCACGGGTGATTTCGATGGCAGTACGTTCGTAAGCGACGAAGACTCCGAGGTGATGCGCTGGCTGGACTACGGCAGGGACAATTATGCCGGCGTCAGCTGGTCGGATATTCCGGCGGAAGACGGCCGTCGTCTTTATCTCGGTTGGATGAGCAACTGGAAGTATGCCAATCTGACGCCGACCGACGGCTGGCGGAGCGCGATGACGATTCCAAGAGAGCTGTCGCTTGAAACCCGTGGCGGAGCAGTGACGCTTGTTCAGCGTCCCGCGCGCGAAATGGAGCAGGCTAGGAAAGTCGTGGCGTCCGTCAGGGAAACGACGCTGCAGGAAGCTCGGGAGCTGGTAACCGGCCTGCAGCTGGATAGTTACGAGTGGATCATTGATTTCGATACCGCTTCCGGCGGTCCGTTCGGCGTCAAGGTGCGCGTGTCGGATGAGCAGGAAACGGTGATTGGGTATGACCTGGAGCTCGGTGAGCTGTTCATTGACCGTACGTGCTCAGGTCAAGTTGATTTTCATGCGGTTTTTGCGGGGCGGCATAGCGTGAAGCTGGAGCCGGTTGACGGCCGGGTGCAATTGCGGGTGTACGTGGATCGTTCCTCCGTTGAAGTGTTTGCCGGTGATGGGCAGGCCGTCATAACCGATTTGATCTTTCCTGATCCCGGTGCGCAGGGGCTGGAGCTCTTCGCTGGGGCCGGGAATGCAGTCTTGCATACACTGGAAATCTATGCGCTCTCATCCGCGAAATAA
- a CDS encoding amino acid ABC transporter permease — protein sequence MSERTERLLHIFADSFMPLLHAGVAFTVPLTLISFALGLLLATGTALARLSEFRALSELARFYVWIIRGTPLLVQLFIIFYGLPSIGITIDAFPAAVIGFTLSVGAYGSEIIRAAIISIPKGQWEAAFSLGQTRLQALRRIILPQAARVSVPPLSNSFISLVKDTSLAASVTFTELFQKGQQISAAVYEPLLIYCEVALIYLLFCTVLSALQRQLEKYFERYSTV from the coding sequence ATGAGCGAACGAACAGAGCGACTGCTGCATATTTTCGCCGATTCGTTCATGCCTCTTCTGCATGCTGGAGTAGCGTTTACTGTGCCGCTTACCCTGATCTCCTTCGCGCTTGGCCTGCTGCTGGCGACGGGAACCGCACTTGCGCGGCTGTCGGAATTCCGCGCGCTGTCGGAGCTGGCGCGGTTCTATGTGTGGATCATCCGCGGCACGCCGCTGCTGGTTCAGTTGTTTATTATATTCTATGGGCTGCCGAGCATCGGCATTACGATCGATGCGTTTCCCGCGGCGGTTATCGGGTTCACGCTCAGCGTCGGTGCGTACGGGTCGGAAATCATCCGCGCAGCCATTATCTCCATCCCGAAAGGCCAGTGGGAGGCGGCTTTCTCGCTCGGACAGACGAGGCTGCAGGCACTGCGCCGGATCATTCTGCCGCAAGCTGCCCGAGTATCCGTGCCGCCGCTGTCGAACTCGTTCATCTCGCTCGTGAAGGATACGTCGCTGGCGGCGAGTGTGACGTTCACCGAGCTGTTTCAGAAGGGGCAGCAAATTTCGGCTGCCGTCTACGAGCCGCTGCTGATCTATTGCGAGGTCGCGCTGATTTATCTGCTGTTTTGCACCGTCCTTTCGGCGCTGCAGCGGCAGCTGGAGAAGTATTTTGAACGCTATTCCACCGTGTAG
- a CDS encoding amino acid ABC transporter substrate-binding protein encodes MNRRWSSLCLASVTAAMLLAGTACGKKGDNTNNTSNDTGAGTTAPSNLLETVKANGEITVGTEGTYAPFTFHGKDGKLTGFDVEIAEEVAKRIGIKAKFIETKWDGMLAGLDAKRFDMVANEVTIRDDRKAKYDFSDPYIVSKSVLIVQKDNTTIKSLADLKGKKSGQSLTSNLADIAKANGAQIVQIEGFNQAIDLLTSGRIDATINDKLSFLDLKKQRPDVPIKVVAETNDASPSGLLFHKGNPELVAAANKALTDMKADGTYLTISKKYFGEDVSK; translated from the coding sequence ATGAACAGACGATGGAGCAGCTTGTGCTTGGCGTCGGTCACGGCAGCGATGCTGCTGGCGGGCACAGCCTGCGGGAAGAAAGGCGATAACACTAATAATACCAGCAATGACACCGGGGCGGGGACTACAGCGCCAAGCAATTTATTGGAAACCGTCAAAGCGAACGGCGAAATTACGGTCGGCACGGAAGGCACCTATGCCCCGTTCACGTTTCACGGCAAGGACGGCAAGCTGACGGGCTTCGATGTGGAAATAGCGGAAGAAGTGGCCAAACGAATCGGCATTAAAGCGAAATTCATTGAAACCAAATGGGATGGCATGCTGGCGGGGCTGGACGCGAAGCGCTTCGATATGGTTGCTAATGAGGTCACGATTCGCGACGACCGGAAGGCGAAGTATGATTTCTCCGATCCGTACATCGTCTCGAAATCCGTTCTCATCGTGCAGAAGGACAATACGACGATCAAGAGCCTCGCGGATCTCAAAGGGAAAAAATCCGGCCAATCGCTGACCAGCAACCTTGCCGACATCGCCAAAGCAAACGGCGCGCAGATCGTTCAGATCGAGGGCTTCAACCAAGCGATCGACCTGCTTACCTCGGGCCGGATCGATGCAACGATTAACGATAAGCTGTCTTTCCTGGATTTGAAAAAGCAGCGGCCCGATGTGCCAATTAAGGTGGTTGCGGAGACGAACGATGCATCCCCAAGCGGTCTCCTTTTCCACAAGGGCAATCCCGAGCTCGTCGCCGCGGCGAACAAAGCGCTGACTGACATGAAGGCCGACGGCACGTATCTGACCATTTCGAAGAAATATTTCGGCGAGGACGTCTCGAAGTAA
- a CDS encoding VOC family protein, translated as MPLRLTPYFVMEGNAQEAIDFYVNVLGAVPLFKQTFGEMPANPDFPLPDSAKDRIGHAMIKIGESDLMFSDTFPGQPLQKGSQVTVCISMNDAEQAHRIFHALADGGEVSMPIQETHFSPAYGSVTDKFGIPFQIFTEGSM; from the coding sequence ATGCCGCTTCGTCTAACCCCTTACTTCGTAATGGAAGGCAATGCACAGGAAGCTATTGATTTCTATGTGAACGTTCTTGGCGCCGTACCTTTGTTTAAACAAACCTTCGGTGAAATGCCGGCCAATCCCGATTTCCCGCTGCCGGATTCGGCGAAAGACAGAATCGGACACGCCATGATCAAAATCGGCGAATCGGATCTGATGTTCTCGGATACGTTCCCGGGTCAGCCGCTGCAGAAGGGCAGCCAAGTAACGGTATGCATCTCGATGAACGATGCCGAGCAGGCACATCGCATCTTCCATGCGCTGGCAGATGGCGGAGAAGTGTCCATGCCGATTCAAGAGACTCATTTCAGCCCTGCATACGGCAGCGTAACGGATAAATTCGGTATCCCATTCCAAATTTTCACCGAAGGCAGCATGTAG
- a CDS encoding multidrug effflux MFS transporter: MNESHASSSTPQPKRLWAATVLGALSAFGPLSLDMYLPALPGLADDLHTSTSLAQLSLTACLIGLALGQLFAGPISDVRGRRKPLLIGLILYTVSSLLCALAPSIGTFIVLRLVQGLAGSAGIVIARAVARDLYNGTELTAFFSLLMLVNGIAPIAAPIAGGQLLQVTSWHGVFLVLTGVGIVMFAVVLLGLPETLPPERRSKGGIGNTLGTFRGLMADRAFMGYALAQGFVMAAMFAYISGSPFVLQEVYGVSPQLFSLCFAINGLGIIAASQIAGRLAVRVSETKLLAAGLGLAAAGGGMLLVMLLAHAPLLLVLIPLFFVVASVGIVTTIGFSLAMRKQGKAAGSASALQGLLSLMFGSIVAPFVGIAGSDTAVPMGLIIAALEIAAVVLYALLVGRAPKEMSDQSY, from the coding sequence ATGAACGAATCTCACGCATCTTCTTCTACACCCCAACCCAAACGACTATGGGCCGCGACGGTGCTTGGCGCGCTCAGCGCCTTCGGCCCGCTGTCGCTCGATATGTATTTGCCGGCGCTGCCGGGGCTCGCGGACGATCTGCATACCAGCACGTCGCTTGCACAGCTCAGCCTGACCGCCTGCCTGATCGGACTTGCGCTTGGGCAGCTTTTTGCCGGTCCCATCAGCGATGTACGGGGGCGCCGCAAGCCGCTCTTAATCGGCTTAATCCTTTACACGGTGTCTTCGCTGCTGTGCGCCTTAGCCCCTTCCATCGGCACCTTCATCGTGCTGCGCCTGGTCCAGGGCCTCGCGGGCTCGGCGGGCATCGTTATCGCAAGAGCCGTCGCGCGCGATCTGTACAATGGAACGGAGCTGACGGCCTTCTTCTCCCTGCTCATGCTGGTGAACGGCATCGCGCCCATCGCCGCGCCCATTGCGGGCGGACAGCTGCTGCAGGTGACAAGCTGGCACGGCGTATTCCTGGTTCTAACCGGCGTCGGAATTGTCATGTTCGCCGTCGTTCTGCTCGGATTGCCGGAGACCCTGCCGCCGGAACGGCGTTCCAAAGGCGGCATCGGCAATACGCTGGGGACGTTCCGCGGCCTGATGGCCGACCGGGCGTTCATGGGCTACGCGCTGGCGCAGGGCTTCGTCATGGCAGCCATGTTCGCCTATATTTCCGGCTCGCCGTTCGTGCTCCAAGAGGTGTACGGCGTCTCGCCGCAGCTGTTCAGCCTCTGCTTCGCCATTAACGGCCTGGGCATTATAGCGGCAAGTCAGATCGCAGGCCGTCTGGCCGTGCGTGTCAGTGAAACGAAGCTGCTGGCCGCCGGGCTCGGACTCGCGGCCGCCGGCGGCGGCATGCTCCTCGTTATGCTGCTGGCGCATGCGCCGCTGCTGCTCGTGCTCATCCCGCTGTTCTTCGTGGTCGCAAGCGTAGGGATCGTCACGACGATCGGATTCTCGCTCGCGATGCGCAAGCAGGGCAAAGCCGCAGGCAGCGCCTCCGCGCTTCAAGGGCTGCTGTCGCTTATGTTCGGCTCCATCGTGGCACCGTTCGTCGGCATCGCCGGCAGCGATACCGCCGTTCCGATGGGACTGATAATCGCGGCGCTCGAGATCGCCGCAGTCGTGCTCTACGCCCTGCTCGTCGGCCGCGCCCCCAAGGAAATGTCCGATCAGTCGTACTAG
- a CDS encoding sugar ABC transporter permease has product MKKNLDYIKKNRFLYLLMAPAFVLTIVFKYLPMYGVIIAFKDFSYRKGIMGSDWVGFKYFSKFLYAPNFELIFLNTLKLSIYGLILGFPVPILLALMLNQLRKVGAKKNIQLMLYAPNFISVLVIVGMVFIFLSPTGPINKLIIFFSGHPVNFMSEPGYFRPIYILSGIWQGAGWASIIYVAALAGVDPELHNAATIDGASLLQRIRKIDLPTIKPVMAIVFILSAGGIMAIGFEKAFLMQTALNVTTSEILPTYVYKVGLKSGDYSYSAAIGLFNSVINVILLVFVNFVVKKLNEGEGLY; this is encoded by the coding sequence ATGAAAAAAAACTTGGATTACATCAAAAAAAATCGTTTTCTATATCTGCTTATGGCGCCGGCTTTCGTTCTGACGATTGTGTTCAAATACCTCCCTATGTACGGCGTTATTATCGCATTCAAAGATTTCAGCTATAGGAAAGGGATCATGGGCAGCGACTGGGTCGGGTTCAAGTATTTCTCGAAGTTTCTATATGCCCCGAACTTTGAATTGATTTTCTTAAACACGTTGAAGTTGAGTATTTACGGTTTGATCTTGGGCTTCCCGGTGCCGATTCTGTTAGCGCTTATGTTGAATCAGCTGCGCAAAGTCGGCGCGAAGAAGAACATCCAGTTGATGCTGTATGCGCCCAACTTCATATCCGTCTTGGTTATTGTAGGGATGGTGTTCATCTTCCTGTCTCCGACCGGACCTATTAACAAGCTCATCATTTTTTTCTCCGGGCATCCAGTCAATTTCATGTCGGAGCCGGGCTATTTTCGTCCCATTTATATTTTATCAGGCATTTGGCAGGGAGCGGGCTGGGCATCGATTATTTACGTAGCCGCGCTGGCGGGTGTCGATCCTGAGCTTCATAACGCTGCCACGATCGACGGGGCCAGCCTGCTGCAGCGGATCCGGAAAATCGATTTGCCTACGATCAAGCCGGTCATGGCAATCGTGTTCATTCTCTCGGCCGGCGGCATTATGGCAATCGGCTTCGAGAAGGCATTCCTGATGCAAACGGCTCTGAATGTGACGACTTCGGAAATCCTGCCGACTTACGTGTACAAGGTGGGATTGAAATCGGGCGACTACTCGTATTCCGCGGCGATCGGCTTGTTCAATTCCGTCATTAATGTCATTTTGCTCGTCTTCGTGAACTTCGTCGTGAAGAAATTAAACGAAGGAGAGGGCCTCTACTAG
- a CDS encoding ABC transporter substrate-binding protein, translated as MNNIYKKTVFGLSLAAFLVVTGCGSSSGNNAGGNSHGANANGESTDAKKVTLKFMTQSSPLAPTDPNEKLVFKRMEEKTGIHIDWTNYTNDVFAEKKNLALASGDLPDAIFDAGMSDYDLLKLAKDGTIIPLDDLVAKMPNLQKVLELKPQYKAMMTAPDGHIYSIPWIEELGSDKESIHEVNNIPWINKGWLDKLGLQMPTTTEELKQVLIAFKTKDPNGNGKADEIPMSFINSNGGNEDLGFLFGSFGRGINWDLTLVGDDGKVSFAASDDGYKKAVNYIHDLYKEGLLDNEFVTQDWNTYVAKGKEDVYGLYFTWDKANVTGLDSKFEPMPALAGPEGIKNVTRTNGMGFDRGRMVVTNADENLDATAKWMDQLYEPLQSVQDNWGTYGDDKQQNIFEFDAAKQMLKHLPLNGAAPGELRGKTSVGGPLAILDSYYGTVTTKPDDAAWRMDILKKVYVPDMKAEKTYPRVFFSIEELDRITAIETDLMPYVLRKRTEWIEKGTADKEWADYMKELDRLGLQDWLKIKQTGYDRNTLK; from the coding sequence ATGAATAACATTTACAAGAAGACAGTGTTTGGCCTCTCGTTAGCAGCATTTCTGGTCGTGACGGGCTGCGGCAGCTCGTCGGGCAACAATGCAGGCGGAAACTCGCACGGCGCGAATGCGAACGGAGAATCAACGGATGCGAAGAAAGTCACGCTGAAGTTCATGACGCAGAGTTCCCCGCTCGCCCCGACGGACCCGAATGAGAAGCTTGTTTTTAAACGCATGGAAGAGAAGACCGGCATTCATATCGATTGGACGAACTATACGAATGATGTTTTCGCGGAGAAGAAGAACCTGGCGCTTGCTTCCGGCGATCTGCCGGATGCGATCTTCGATGCCGGCATGAGCGACTACGATCTGTTGAAGCTGGCCAAGGACGGCACGATCATCCCGCTTGACGATCTCGTTGCGAAAATGCCGAATTTACAGAAAGTGCTGGAGCTGAAGCCGCAGTACAAAGCGATGATGACGGCTCCTGACGGACATATCTATTCGATTCCTTGGATCGAGGAGCTGGGCTCGGACAAAGAAAGCATTCATGAGGTGAATAACATCCCTTGGATCAACAAGGGCTGGCTCGACAAGCTGGGCTTACAGATGCCGACGACGACGGAAGAGCTGAAGCAGGTGCTGATCGCGTTCAAAACGAAGGATCCGAACGGCAACGGCAAGGCGGACGAAATCCCGATGTCCTTCATCAACAGCAACGGCGGCAACGAAGATCTGGGCTTTTTGTTCGGTTCGTTCGGCAGAGGCATCAACTGGGACCTAACGCTCGTCGGCGATGACGGCAAGGTGAGTTTCGCGGCGTCGGACGACGGCTATAAGAAAGCCGTTAACTACATCCATGACTTGTATAAAGAAGGCTTACTGGATAACGAATTCGTTACGCAGGATTGGAACACGTATGTCGCCAAAGGCAAAGAAGACGTGTACGGTCTGTACTTTACATGGGATAAGGCCAATGTGACCGGGCTTGATAGCAAGTTCGAGCCGATGCCTGCGCTTGCGGGCCCGGAAGGAATTAAAAACGTAACCCGTACGAACGGTATGGGCTTCGACCGGGGAAGAATGGTTGTCACCAATGCGGACGAAAACTTGGACGCAACGGCCAAATGGATGGATCAGCTCTATGAGCCGCTGCAATCGGTACAGGATAACTGGGGGACTTACGGAGACGACAAGCAGCAGAACATATTCGAATTCGATGCAGCCAAACAAATGCTGAAGCATTTGCCGCTTAACGGGGCGGCTCCTGGTGAGCTGAGAGGCAAAACAAGCGTCGGCGGACCGCTCGCGATCCTGGATTCCTACTATGGTACGGTTACGACGAAGCCGGACGATGCCGCTTGGCGTATGGATATCTTGAAGAAAGTGTACGTGCCGGATATGAAAGCCGAGAAAACTTATCCTCGCGTGTTCTTCTCGATAGAGGAATTGGACCGCATCACGGCTATCGAGACGGATTTAATGCCTTACGTGCTGCGGAAGCGTACGGAGTGGATCGAGAAAGGGACGGCCGACAAGGAATGGGCCGATTATATGAAGGAACTGGATCGTCTAGGTCTGCAGGACTGGCTCAAAATCAAGCAAACGGGCTATGACCGGAACACATTGAAATAA
- a CDS encoding sulfite exporter TauE/SafE family protein, with product MFPAVMTWDLPTLLVLFVLGLFASTFGAIVGLGGGVILVPALLLLGPSMLGMKIDTTLAVGVSLGVLVFTSLTSTLTFVREGKADLRSALFFSISSGPMSMLGASLTSLFNPDVFRRAFGYFMLFMVVLLLLRSRIKPYQGKWRYTRTFTDEAGVQQEYGYNAFPALLIGGLVGLIAGLLGIGGGVLLIPAMMLLFRFPPHIASATSMAVIFISALFGSGMHLYRGEWDWLLVLSLAPGALIGGWLGARISRRIGSVLLIRIMCGALLLFALRMVIT from the coding sequence GTGTTTCCAGCCGTGATGACGTGGGACCTCCCCACATTATTGGTCTTATTCGTGCTCGGTTTATTCGCTTCGACATTCGGCGCAATCGTGGGCTTAGGCGGCGGCGTTATTCTTGTGCCGGCGCTGCTACTGCTCGGCCCGTCCATGCTCGGCATGAAGATTGACACTACACTGGCGGTCGGCGTGTCGCTCGGCGTGCTCGTCTTCACCTCCCTCACCTCGACGCTTACATTCGTTCGGGAAGGCAAGGCCGATCTGCGAAGCGCATTGTTCTTCTCCATCTCCAGCGGACCGATGTCCATGCTCGGAGCCAGTCTAACCTCGCTGTTCAACCCTGACGTGTTTCGCAGGGCGTTCGGTTATTTCATGCTCTTCATGGTCGTGCTGCTGCTGCTGCGCAGCCGGATTAAGCCGTATCAGGGCAAATGGCGGTATACGAGGACATTTACCGATGAGGCGGGGGTGCAGCAAGAATATGGATATAATGCATTTCCCGCGCTGCTCATCGGCGGGCTTGTGGGGTTGATTGCCGGCTTGCTCGGTATCGGCGGCGGCGTACTGCTCATTCCGGCGATGATGCTGCTCTTCCGGTTTCCTCCGCATATCGCATCGGCAACATCGATGGCGGTTATCTTCATCTCGGCGCTCTTCGGCAGCGGCATGCACCTCTACCGCGGCGAGTGGGACTGGCTGCTCGTGCTGTCGCTTGCGCCGGGCGCGCTTATTGGCGGCTGGCTGGGTGCGCGCATATCCCGACGGATCGGCAGCGTGCTCCTGATTCGCATTATGTGCGGGGCGCTGCTGTTATTCGCGCTGCGGATGGTCATTACTTAG
- a CDS encoding carbohydrate ABC transporter permease produces MQFKHTRLDRFILVLNNILLTLGVLLVAVPLIYVVMASFMEPTALLNKGISFNLSDYSVDGYKLILSNAAMLRGFGNALFYSAAFAFVTVAISVFAGFPLSVEGFVGHKFFMTVFVITMFFGGGLIPTFLVIKHLHMLNTVWAVIIPGAVNVWNIILARTFFKGIPKELSEAAKMDGASELRIFFNIVLPLSKPIMFVLGLYAFVGQWNSFFDAMIYLENAKLFPLQLVLRSILIQNQVSPEMITDRAQVAELKRLSEIIKYASIVISSLPLLVMYPFFQKYFEKGVMVGSLK; encoded by the coding sequence ATGCAATTCAAACACACCCGTTTAGACCGGTTCATTCTTGTTCTCAACAACATCTTGCTGACGCTTGGTGTGCTGCTCGTCGCTGTTCCGTTGATCTATGTCGTCATGGCTTCATTCATGGAGCCGACGGCCCTGCTAAACAAAGGCATTTCATTCAACCTGTCCGATTACAGCGTGGATGGGTACAAGCTCATTCTCTCCAATGCAGCCATGCTTCGGGGCTTTGGAAATGCGTTGTTCTACTCCGCGGCCTTTGCCTTCGTTACGGTCGCCATTTCGGTCTTTGCCGGCTTTCCGCTATCTGTGGAAGGGTTCGTCGGCCATAAATTTTTCATGACGGTCTTTGTCATCACGATGTTTTTCGGTGGGGGCCTGATTCCGACCTTCCTCGTAATCAAGCACCTGCACATGCTTAACACCGTTTGGGCTGTCATCATCCCCGGGGCCGTGAACGTGTGGAACATCATATTGGCCCGAACCTTCTTCAAAGGCATTCCGAAGGAACTCAGCGAGGCGGCGAAGATGGACGGTGCATCGGAGCTGCGCATTTTCTTCAATATCGTGCTCCCGTTGTCCAAACCGATCATGTTCGTCTTGGGGCTGTATGCATTCGTAGGACAGTGGAATTCCTTCTTCGATGCCATGATTTATCTGGAAAATGCCAAGCTGTTCCCGCTTCAGTTGGTGCTAAGATCCATCCTGATCCAAAACCAGGTAAGTCCGGAAATGATTACGGACAGGGCGCAGGTGGCCGAACTCAAGCGATTATCCGAGATTATCAAATACGCATCGATCGTGATTTCGAGTCTTCCGCTGCTGGTGATGTACCCGTTCTTCCAGAAGTATTTCGAGAAAGGTGTCATGGTCGGTTCGTTGAAATAG